A single region of the Arthrobacter sp. V1I7 genome encodes:
- a CDS encoding MFS transporter gives MTAPHQATPAASKKKMPPGALKAYVASLTGTSLEYYDFAIYSVASALVFPKIFFPGNDEFVGLLLSFSAFAVGYLARPIGGVVFGRLGDKIGRKHVLVITLLLIGIATVLIGLLPDYSVIGVAAPIILVLLRLAQGIGVGGEWGGAVLLSSEFGDAHKRGFWSSAAQIGPPAGNLMANGVLALLAASLSTEAFLSWGWRVAFLASALLVVFGLVIRLKLEETPVFKAIQAHGEQPKAPIKEVFTREPRALVAAALSRVCPDVLYALFTVFVAVYATRELGMTTGNVLSAILIGSAFQLFLIPAAGALTDRFNRRLVYGIAAVGTAAYIPLFFLMVEGKSVLMLTVGVVIGLALHAFMYGPQAAYITEQFPARLRYAGSSLAYTLAGVIGGAVAPLIFTALYAMTGNWFLIAAYLAVTSIVTVVGLALGRNPHTDEEERLLQDAHA, from the coding sequence ATGACCGCACCGCACCAGGCCACCCCGGCCGCCAGCAAAAAGAAGATGCCACCCGGAGCCCTGAAGGCCTACGTCGCCAGCCTCACCGGCACCTCGCTGGAGTACTACGACTTCGCGATCTACTCCGTGGCCTCGGCCCTGGTGTTCCCGAAGATCTTCTTCCCGGGCAACGACGAATTCGTCGGCCTGCTGCTGTCCTTCTCCGCCTTCGCGGTGGGCTACCTGGCCCGCCCCATCGGCGGTGTGGTCTTCGGCCGGCTCGGTGACAAGATCGGCCGCAAGCACGTCCTCGTCATCACTCTGTTGCTGATCGGCATCGCGACCGTGCTGATCGGTTTGCTGCCGGATTACTCGGTCATCGGCGTCGCCGCCCCCATCATCCTGGTGCTGCTGCGCCTGGCCCAGGGCATTGGCGTCGGCGGCGAATGGGGCGGTGCCGTCCTGCTCTCCAGCGAGTTCGGCGACGCCCACAAGCGCGGCTTCTGGTCCTCGGCCGCGCAGATCGGCCCGCCGGCCGGCAACCTGATGGCCAACGGTGTCCTGGCTCTCCTCGCCGCGTCCCTCAGCACCGAAGCCTTCCTCTCCTGGGGCTGGCGCGTTGCCTTCCTCGCCTCCGCCCTCCTGGTGGTCTTCGGCCTGGTGATCCGGCTCAAGCTCGAGGAAACTCCTGTTTTCAAGGCCATCCAGGCCCACGGCGAGCAGCCCAAGGCCCCCATCAAGGAGGTCTTCACCAGGGAACCCCGCGCCCTCGTCGCCGCCGCCCTGTCCCGCGTCTGCCCCGACGTGCTCTACGCTCTCTTCACCGTCTTCGTGGCCGTCTACGCCACCAGGGAACTGGGCATGACCACCGGCAACGTGCTCTCCGCCATCCTGATCGGCTCCGCCTTCCAGCTGTTTCTGATCCCCGCTGCCGGCGCCCTCACGGACCGCTTCAACCGCCGCCTCGTCTACGGCATCGCCGCCGTCGGCACGGCCGCGTACATCCCGCTGTTCTTCCTCATGGTCGAGGGCAAGTCCGTCCTGATGCTCACCGTCGGCGTAGTCATCGGCCTGGCCTTGCACGCCTTTATGTACGGCCCGCAGGCCGCCTACATCACCGAACAGTTCCCGGCCCGGCTGCGCTACGCCGGCAGTTCGCTCGCGTACACCCTCGCCGGCGTCATCGGCGGCGCCGTCGCACCGCTGATCTTCACCGCCCTTTACGCTATGACCGGCAACTGGTTCCTGATCGCGGCGTACCTGGCGGTCACCTCGATCGTGACGGTCGTAGGTCTGGCCCTCGGCCGGAATCCGCACACCGACGAGGAAGAGCGGCTCCTGCAGGATGCCCACGCCTAG
- a CDS encoding LamB/YcsF family protein, with protein sequence MATIDLNSDVGESFGRWTLGDDTAMFRSVSSANVACGFHAGDPRVIRRTCREAVAAGVVIGAHVGYRDLAGFGRRFLDIDPIDLADDVVYQIGALQALAAVEGGTVKYVKPHGGLYNAIVSHTAQAQAVVDAVKSVDPGLPIMGLPGSEVLRLAEAAGLRAVTEAFADRAYNPDGTLVSRTLPGAVLHDPAEVTEHVLRMASDSAVRAIDGSIRKIRAESICVHGDSPGAVTMAAAVREALTAAGIATAAFV encoded by the coding sequence ATGGCAACCATTGACCTGAACAGCGACGTCGGCGAGTCATTCGGCCGCTGGACCTTAGGCGATGACACGGCGATGTTCCGCTCGGTGTCCAGCGCGAACGTGGCCTGCGGATTTCACGCCGGCGACCCCCGCGTCATCCGCCGGACCTGCCGCGAGGCAGTGGCGGCCGGAGTCGTGATCGGCGCCCACGTCGGCTACCGCGACCTCGCCGGATTCGGCCGCCGGTTCCTGGACATCGACCCGATCGACCTGGCGGACGACGTCGTCTACCAGATCGGCGCGCTGCAGGCGCTGGCCGCCGTCGAGGGCGGCACCGTCAAGTACGTGAAGCCGCACGGCGGCCTCTACAACGCGATCGTCTCGCACACTGCCCAGGCGCAGGCGGTCGTCGACGCCGTGAAGTCAGTCGATCCCGGCCTGCCCATCATGGGCCTGCCCGGCTCGGAGGTGTTGCGTCTGGCCGAAGCCGCCGGGCTCCGCGCCGTCACCGAAGCGTTCGCGGACCGGGCCTACAACCCGGACGGCACCCTCGTGTCCCGCACGCTCCCCGGAGCCGTCCTGCACGACCCCGCGGAGGTCACGGAGCACGTGCTCCGGATGGCATCCGATTCCGCCGTCCGCGCCATCGACGGCTCCATCCGGAAAATCCGCGCAGAGAGCATCTGCGTCCATGGCGATTCCCCGGGAGCCGTCACCATGGCTGCGGCGGTCCGGGAAGCGCTCACCGCCGCCGGCATCGCCACCGCCGCGTTCGTTTAA
- a CDS encoding GntR family transcriptional regulator, which translates to MTTSEAGSRSQTAAARLRVTVPSVADRVAAELRLQLAEGLLLPGARLTESAIAEDLGVSRNTVREAFAELAAERLVVRLPNRGVFVASLGPGDIHDVYTVRRAVEVSAIRAGGTPERVAAVRAAVEEGKAAAAADDEEALGTANQHFHGAIVGLAESRRLDTIMSQVLAEMRLFFHKATVDAHFYRGYLADNDEICTALEAGELDRAGSLLLSYLDRSEAKQSAVHGD; encoded by the coding sequence ATGACGACTTCCGAGGCGGGATCCCGCAGCCAGACCGCCGCGGCACGGCTGCGCGTGACGGTTCCCTCAGTGGCGGACCGGGTGGCGGCTGAACTGCGGCTTCAACTGGCGGAGGGTCTGCTGCTGCCGGGCGCGCGGCTGACCGAGTCCGCCATCGCCGAAGACCTGGGGGTTTCCCGCAACACGGTCCGGGAGGCCTTTGCCGAACTCGCCGCCGAGCGGCTGGTGGTCCGCCTTCCCAACCGTGGCGTGTTCGTTGCGAGCCTTGGCCCGGGCGACATCCACGACGTCTACACCGTGCGCCGTGCGGTTGAGGTCAGTGCGATCCGCGCGGGGGGCACCCCGGAGCGGGTGGCCGCGGTCCGGGCCGCGGTGGAGGAAGGCAAAGCCGCGGCCGCCGCGGACGACGAGGAAGCCCTGGGCACCGCCAACCAGCACTTCCACGGCGCGATCGTGGGGCTGGCCGAAAGCCGCCGGCTGGACACGATCATGTCCCAGGTCCTCGCCGAGATGCGGCTCTTCTTCCACAAGGCCACCGTCGACGCTCATTTCTACCGCGGTTATCTCGCCGACAACGACGAGATCTGCACCGCACTGGAGGCCGGCGAACTTGACCGCGCCGGCAGCCTCCTGCTGTCCTACCTGGACCGCTCGGAAGCCAAGCAGAGCGCCGTCCACGGAGACTAG
- the mmsB gene encoding multiple monosaccharide ABC transporter permease has translation MSALRESLGFLTSRLRQVGIFVALILIVLLFQILTDGILLQPQNVTNLVVQNSYILILAIGMVMVIIAGHIDLSVGSIAGFIGAVAGVMIVHWGWAWWLAIPACLLVGALVGAWQGYWIAYVGIPAFIVTLAGMLIFRGLTLITLKNQQITPFPSELRALGGGFLPDISGGTSVLEWLTVILGVGATLALVIQAVKERRIRKRFELENEPMAWFATKTAFIALLMLTITFLLASYRGTPIVLIVLAVLVIVYTALMNNSVFGRHTYAIGGNLHAAELSGIKTKAVTFRLFVNMGVLAALAGLVFTARLNSAQPAGGTGFELDAIAAAFIGGAAVQGGIGTVAGALIGGLIMGVLNNGMSILGLGTDYQQLIKGLVLLLAVGFDIWNKNRSGKGGGATIDKRLKRKTPPAASEAGTPAEKPPIPVTAGN, from the coding sequence ATGTCCGCCCTCCGAGAATCCCTGGGCTTCCTGACAAGCCGCCTCCGCCAGGTTGGCATCTTTGTCGCCCTGATCCTGATCGTCCTGCTGTTCCAGATCCTGACGGACGGCATTCTGCTTCAGCCGCAGAACGTCACCAACCTCGTGGTCCAGAACAGCTACATCCTGATCCTGGCCATCGGCATGGTGATGGTGATCATCGCCGGCCATATCGATCTGTCCGTCGGATCGATTGCCGGCTTCATCGGCGCGGTCGCCGGTGTCATGATCGTGCATTGGGGCTGGGCCTGGTGGCTGGCGATCCCGGCCTGCCTGCTGGTCGGCGCGCTGGTGGGTGCCTGGCAGGGCTACTGGATCGCGTACGTCGGAATCCCCGCCTTCATCGTCACCCTCGCCGGGATGCTGATCTTCCGCGGTCTGACCCTGATCACGCTCAAGAACCAGCAGATCACGCCCTTCCCGTCCGAGCTGCGGGCGCTGGGCGGCGGCTTCCTGCCGGACATTTCCGGCGGCACCTCGGTGCTGGAGTGGCTGACCGTCATCCTGGGCGTCGGCGCCACCCTGGCGCTGGTGATCCAGGCGGTCAAGGAACGCCGGATCCGCAAGAGGTTCGAGCTCGAGAACGAGCCGATGGCCTGGTTTGCGACCAAGACCGCGTTCATCGCCCTGCTCATGCTGACCATCACCTTCCTCCTCGCCAGCTACCGGGGAACCCCGATCGTGCTGATCGTGCTCGCGGTCCTGGTGATCGTCTACACGGCCCTGATGAACAACAGCGTCTTCGGCCGCCACACCTACGCGATCGGCGGGAACCTCCATGCAGCCGAGCTTTCCGGCATCAAAACCAAGGCCGTCACGTTCCGGCTCTTCGTGAACATGGGCGTCCTCGCCGCCCTGGCCGGCCTCGTGTTCACGGCCCGGCTCAACTCCGCCCAGCCGGCCGGCGGCACCGGCTTCGAACTGGACGCCATCGCGGCGGCCTTCATCGGCGGCGCGGCAGTCCAGGGCGGCATCGGCACCGTGGCAGGGGCCCTGATCGGCGGCCTGATCATGGGTGTGCTGAACAACGGCATGTCCATCCTGGGCCTCGGCACCGACTACCAGCAGCTCATCAAGGGCCTGGTGCTGCTCCTCGCCGTCGGCTTCGACATCTGGAACAAGAACCGCAGCGGCAAGGGCGGCGGAGCGACGATCGACAAGCGACTCAAGCGAAAAACCCCTCCCGCGGCCTCGGAGGCCGGAACGCCGGCGGAGAAACCCCCGATTCCGGTAACGGCCGGTAACTGA
- the mmsA gene encoding multiple monosaccharide ABC transporter ATP-binding protein has protein sequence MNTPILQMRGITKTFPGVKALQDVTLQVNRGEVHAICGENGAGKSTLMKVLSGVYPHSSFDGEILFENEPCNFSSISDSEKRGIVIIHQELALSPYLSIAENIYLGNEQATRGWVDWRKTNLEAAKLLARVGLSENPVTPVQHISVGKQQLVEIAKALSKEVKLLILDEPTAALNDEDSGHLLDLILHLKGQGVTSIIISHKLNEIRKVADAVTIIRDGQTIETLRLGDGEITQERIIRGMVGRDLESLYPHRDPRIGEEVLRIEDWSVRHPQDHSRMVVRNASLNVRKGEVVGLAGLMGAGRTELAMSVFGRSYGTATSGKVFKHGKEINTATVSAAIKHGIAYATEDRKRYGLNLIEDIKRNVSMAALHKLVKGGWVDKNQETVVANDYRKSMNIKAPSVAAITGKLSGGNQQKVVLSKWMFSDPDVLILDEPTRGIDVGAKFEIYTIIAKLAAEGKAVIVISSELPELLGICDRIYTLSAGHITGEVPIAEASQETLMHYMTKEKE, from the coding sequence ATGAACACACCCATTCTTCAAATGCGGGGAATCACCAAGACCTTCCCCGGCGTGAAGGCCCTCCAGGACGTCACTTTGCAGGTGAACCGCGGTGAAGTCCATGCCATCTGCGGCGAGAACGGCGCCGGAAAATCCACCCTGATGAAGGTGCTGTCCGGCGTCTACCCGCACAGCTCCTTCGACGGCGAAATCCTCTTCGAAAACGAACCCTGCAACTTCTCCAGCATCAGCGACAGCGAGAAGCGCGGCATCGTGATCATTCACCAGGAGCTGGCGCTGAGCCCCTACCTGTCCATCGCCGAGAACATCTACCTCGGCAACGAGCAGGCCACGCGCGGCTGGGTGGACTGGCGGAAGACCAACCTGGAGGCCGCAAAACTCCTGGCACGGGTGGGCCTGAGCGAAAACCCCGTCACTCCCGTCCAGCACATCAGCGTGGGCAAGCAGCAGTTGGTGGAAATCGCCAAGGCGCTCTCGAAGGAGGTCAAGCTCCTCATCCTCGACGAACCCACGGCGGCCCTCAACGACGAGGATTCCGGCCACCTGCTGGACCTGATCCTGCACCTCAAGGGCCAGGGCGTCACCAGCATCATCATCAGCCACAAGCTCAACGAAATCCGCAAGGTCGCGGACGCCGTCACCATCATCCGCGACGGCCAGACCATCGAGACCCTGCGCCTCGGTGACGGCGAGATCACCCAGGAACGCATCATCCGCGGAATGGTGGGCCGCGACCTGGAAAGCCTGTACCCGCACCGGGATCCCCGGATTGGCGAGGAGGTCCTGCGGATCGAGGACTGGTCCGTACGGCACCCGCAGGACCACAGCCGGATGGTGGTCAGGAACGCCAGCCTCAACGTCCGCAAGGGGGAAGTTGTGGGCCTGGCCGGGCTGATGGGCGCCGGAAGGACGGAACTGGCCATGAGCGTGTTCGGGCGCAGCTACGGCACGGCCACCTCCGGAAAAGTCTTCAAGCACGGCAAGGAAATCAACACTGCGACCGTTTCAGCGGCCATCAAGCACGGAATCGCCTACGCCACCGAGGACCGCAAGCGCTACGGGCTGAACCTCATCGAGGACATCAAACGGAACGTCTCCATGGCCGCGCTCCACAAGCTCGTCAAGGGCGGCTGGGTGGACAAGAACCAGGAAACAGTCGTGGCCAACGACTACCGGAAAAGCATGAACATCAAGGCCCCGTCGGTCGCCGCCATCACGGGAAAGCTGTCCGGCGGCAACCAGCAGAAAGTCGTGCTGAGCAAGTGGATGTTCTCCGACCCGGACGTGCTCATCCTCGACGAACCCACCCGCGGGATCGACGTCGGCGCGAAATTTGAGATCTATACGATCATCGCGAAGCTGGCGGCGGAAGGAAAGGCGGTCATCGTGATCTCCTCCGAACTGCCCGAGCTGCTCGGCATCTGCGATCGGATCTACACGCTGTCCGCCGGGCACATCACCGGCGAGGTCCCGATCGCGGAAGCATCGCAGGAAACCCTCATGCACTACATGACCAAAGAGAAGGAATAG
- the chvE gene encoding multiple monosaccharide ABC transporter substrate-binding protein, which translates to MKIRKLLGAAAVVLAVTVGATGCGTRGGTASPSVSADAAGALVGISMPTQTSERWIADGKNVSESVTKLGYKTDLQYANDDIPTQVAQIENMLTKGAKALIVAAIDGTTLTDVLAKAKEQNVKVIAYDRLINGTPNVDFYTTFDNYTVGVQQATSLLTGLGLLDASGNKVEGKGPFNVELFAGSPDDNNANFFWTGALDTLKPYLDAGTLKVPSGQTKFEQAAILRWQAPVAQKRMEDILTAAYSSGTKLDGVLSPYDGLSIGIISALTSTGGYAKGSLPIVTGQDAEKGSVKSIVAGEQYSTIFKDTRQLGSQAVKMVDALLKGQEPEVNDTKTYNNKVKVVPAYLLKSVIITKENYKKELIDSGYYTEADVK; encoded by the coding sequence GTGAAGATCAGGAAACTCCTGGGCGCCGCTGCGGTCGTCCTCGCCGTGACTGTCGGAGCCACCGGCTGCGGCACCCGGGGCGGTACCGCCTCGCCGTCCGTCAGCGCCGACGCTGCCGGCGCCCTCGTCGGGATCTCGATGCCGACCCAGACCTCGGAACGGTGGATCGCCGACGGCAAGAACGTCTCGGAGTCCGTGACGAAGCTTGGCTACAAGACCGACCTGCAGTACGCGAACGACGACATCCCCACCCAGGTGGCGCAGATCGAGAACATGCTCACCAAGGGCGCGAAGGCCCTCATCGTCGCCGCCATCGACGGCACCACGCTGACCGACGTCCTCGCCAAGGCGAAGGAACAGAACGTCAAGGTCATCGCCTATGACCGCCTCATCAACGGCACTCCCAACGTCGACTTCTACACCACCTTCGACAACTACACGGTGGGCGTGCAGCAGGCCACGTCGCTGCTGACCGGCCTGGGCCTTCTCGACGCCAGCGGCAACAAGGTGGAAGGCAAGGGCCCGTTCAACGTGGAGCTCTTCGCCGGCAGCCCGGATGACAACAACGCCAACTTCTTCTGGACCGGCGCCCTGGACACCCTCAAGCCGTACCTGGACGCCGGAACCCTCAAGGTGCCCAGCGGCCAGACCAAGTTCGAGCAGGCCGCCATCCTCCGCTGGCAGGCACCGGTGGCGCAGAAGCGCATGGAGGACATCCTCACGGCGGCCTACAGCTCCGGGACCAAGCTCGACGGCGTGCTCTCCCCTTACGACGGCCTGTCAATCGGCATCATCTCGGCGCTGACCAGCACCGGCGGCTACGCCAAGGGGAGCCTGCCGATCGTTACCGGCCAGGACGCCGAAAAGGGTTCGGTGAAGTCCATCGTCGCCGGCGAGCAGTACTCCACCATCTTCAAGGACACCCGCCAACTCGGATCCCAGGCCGTGAAGATGGTCGACGCACTCCTCAAGGGCCAGGAGCCCGAGGTCAACGACACCAAGACCTACAACAACAAGGTCAAGGTGGTCCCCGCCTACCTGCTCAAGTCCGTCATCATCACCAAAGAGAACTACAAGAAGGAACTGATCGACTCCGGGTACTACACCGAGGCCGACGTCAAGTAG
- a CDS encoding SDR family NAD(P)-dependent oxidoreductase has product MSNRLAGKAALITGAGSGIGLAVAQRFIAEGARVYFADIDVDAAVRAAAATGASGAAALRMDISDEASVETVYATIAGEGQLDIVVANAGVQLFGQDARVGDLDLDVWEKTVAVNQRGAFLTLKHAVRALEGRGGSIICTGSPTAVVGCGQTFTAYTSSKAGVHGLARVVAADYASAGIRVNTVVPGYTETPLVQAIADDPASRAGLVNSTMLGRAGKAADVEGIMVFLASDESAYATGGMFTIDGGLTAL; this is encoded by the coding sequence ATGTCCAATAGGCTCGCAGGCAAAGCAGCCCTGATAACCGGCGCCGGATCGGGCATCGGCCTGGCTGTCGCCCAGCGCTTCATTGCAGAAGGCGCCCGCGTCTACTTCGCCGACATCGACGTCGACGCCGCCGTCAGGGCCGCCGCAGCCACCGGGGCGTCCGGTGCCGCAGCCCTCCGGATGGACATCTCCGACGAGGCAAGCGTCGAAACCGTCTATGCGACCATCGCCGGCGAGGGGCAGCTTGACATCGTCGTCGCCAACGCCGGAGTCCAGCTCTTCGGCCAGGACGCAAGGGTCGGTGACCTCGACCTGGACGTCTGGGAGAAGACCGTAGCCGTGAACCAGCGCGGCGCATTCCTTACGCTTAAGCACGCCGTACGCGCCCTGGAAGGCCGGGGCGGCTCCATCATTTGCACGGGTAGCCCCACGGCGGTCGTCGGATGTGGGCAGACCTTTACGGCCTACACCAGCTCAAAAGCGGGCGTCCACGGACTAGCCCGCGTGGTCGCGGCCGACTACGCCAGCGCCGGCATCCGTGTGAACACAGTAGTCCCCGGCTACACGGAAACCCCGCTGGTACAGGCCATTGCCGACGACCCCGCAAGCCGGGCCGGTCTCGTCAACTCCACCATGCTTGGCAGGGCAGGCAAGGCCGCCGACGTCGAAGGCATCATGGTCTTCCTCGCGAGCGACGAATCTGCCTACGCCACCGGCGGAATGTTCACGATCGACGGCGGGCTGACGGCGCTGTAA
- a CDS encoding DUF5605 domain-containing protein gives MTTFTAESPLYFVMGHAEGNRILRERVPTLTNNPLLHTLYFHEVGLILGTEEALQGKPAEVAEILRLIGELEPEDPVAQRAAAAAADVPAPAAGYEPEAVEPGSATASFPTTAAAQECFELALSGPSHGNPFTDVDLRADFTAPSGKALSVPGFYDGNGSYKVRLLVREAGDWTFATSSNARSLDGITGSFIAGEAAGGARGVVQVANTFHFAYGDGTPYLPVGTTAYAWAHQGDALEKQTLDTLAAGPFNKMRMCVFPKSYLFNENEPDQYPFEGSLAAGFDYERPNPAFYRHLEQRISQLAELGIEADLILFHAYDRWGFATMTPGQDDRYLKYVVARLASRRNIWWSLANEYDLLFRKTTEDWERFAGIVQVNDPSGHLLSIHNCRDFYDYSRPWITHSSVQRQDVHKTAEFTGEWRDRWQKPVVIDECAYEGNIDQGWGNITGEEMTRRFWEGAVRGGYVGHGETYVHPEDTLWWSKGGELHGSSPGRIAFLRRILEETPRGFLEPLPGGWDVPTAGIRHEYEISYFGFNQPTYRNFVMPAGHHYAVDIIDTWNMTIETLPDTVQGRFRLELPGRQFIAVRIRAVRDGAGS, from the coding sequence ATGACCACTTTCACCGCTGAGAGCCCGCTGTACTTCGTTATGGGGCACGCCGAAGGCAACCGCATCCTGCGCGAACGGGTTCCAACCCTGACCAACAACCCCCTGCTTCACACGCTCTACTTCCATGAGGTGGGCCTGATCCTGGGAACTGAAGAAGCCCTGCAGGGAAAACCCGCGGAGGTTGCGGAAATCCTCCGCCTCATCGGCGAGCTGGAACCGGAGGATCCCGTGGCGCAGCGCGCGGCGGCGGCCGCCGCCGACGTTCCTGCCCCGGCCGCCGGCTACGAGCCGGAGGCGGTGGAACCCGGCAGCGCCACTGCTTCTTTCCCGACGACGGCGGCAGCGCAGGAATGCTTCGAACTCGCTCTCTCCGGGCCATCGCACGGCAACCCGTTCACGGACGTCGACCTCCGGGCGGACTTCACCGCGCCGTCAGGCAAGGCGCTCAGCGTTCCTGGCTTCTACGACGGAAACGGCAGCTACAAGGTAAGGCTCCTCGTCCGCGAGGCGGGCGACTGGACCTTCGCCACCTCCAGTAACGCCCGCTCGCTGGACGGAATCACCGGCTCATTCATTGCCGGCGAGGCTGCAGGGGGAGCCAGAGGCGTAGTACAGGTGGCCAACACCTTCCACTTCGCCTACGGGGATGGAACTCCGTACTTGCCCGTCGGCACCACGGCCTACGCTTGGGCCCATCAGGGCGATGCCCTGGAAAAGCAGACCCTGGACACACTGGCCGCAGGACCGTTCAACAAGATGCGGATGTGCGTCTTCCCCAAGTCCTACCTGTTCAACGAGAACGAGCCGGATCAGTACCCGTTCGAAGGTTCCCTGGCGGCCGGCTTCGACTACGAGCGGCCCAACCCTGCGTTCTACCGCCATCTCGAACAGCGCATCAGCCAGCTGGCCGAACTCGGCATCGAAGCGGACCTCATCCTGTTCCACGCCTATGACCGCTGGGGTTTCGCCACCATGACCCCGGGCCAGGACGACCGCTACCTGAAGTACGTCGTTGCCCGGCTGGCCTCGCGCCGCAATATCTGGTGGTCCCTCGCCAACGAATACGACCTGCTGTTCCGCAAAACCACCGAGGACTGGGAACGCTTCGCCGGCATTGTCCAGGTCAACGACCCCAGCGGGCACCTACTCTCCATCCACAACTGCCGGGACTTCTACGACTACAGCCGTCCGTGGATCACGCACAGCAGCGTTCAGCGCCAGGACGTGCACAAGACTGCCGAGTTCACGGGCGAGTGGCGGGACCGCTGGCAGAAGCCGGTGGTCATCGACGAGTGCGCCTACGAGGGCAACATCGACCAGGGCTGGGGCAACATCACCGGCGAGGAAATGACCCGGCGGTTCTGGGAAGGCGCGGTACGCGGCGGCTATGTCGGCCACGGCGAAACGTATGTGCACCCGGAGGACACCCTCTGGTGGTCCAAGGGCGGGGAACTCCACGGCAGCAGCCCGGGCCGCATCGCGTTCCTGCGCCGCATCCTCGAGGAGACACCGCGCGGGTTCCTCGAGCCGCTGCCCGGCGGCTGGGATGTTCCCACCGCCGGCATCCGCCACGAGTACGAGATCAGCTACTTCGGCTTCAACCAGCCCACCTACCGGAACTTCGTGATGCCCGCCGGGCACCACTATGCCGTGGACATCATTGACACCTGGAACATGACCATTGAAACCCTGCCGGACACCGTCCAGGGCCGGTTCCGGCTGGAGCTCCCCGGCAGGCAGTTCATCGCCGTCAGGATCCGCGCCGTCCGGGACGGAGCCGGGTCCTGA